GATGCTTCATGTTGCTATGCAATATTTTTACACTAGCTGTTGCGGACAGGCTCTCTGTTAgtggtctctctctttttttcccctttctttttttcttcatcatATATGCAATGGTTCTGTGTTGTCTCAGTGTATCACTAATGCTACTTACGACACACAGGAAAGCATTAGAATGACTTACTGCAGCAGAATAAATAACCTTTTAGCTAATGAGCACTTATatagacaataataataatgatgatatcaTGAAAATAACACCACTACTCTTCACACTcagcacaaagagagagaagcaaATCACAGAAGTTATTTTTGGCCACGGAGAGGAAAACAGCTTGTCTGTGACGGTCTGAAATTCTAGACTCTAGACAAGATCAGAGCAATGCCCATCATcacaaaataaatgaactacAAATGCCAACAAATCAGAAACTTCCGCTGTTGAAACTCCCCCGACTCTGATCCTGTTCCTGATGAAGCAAGACAACAGCATGATTCACCACTACCAAaggtatactgtgtgtgtgtgtgtgtatgtatgtgtatatatatatatatatatatataaagcgcAGTACATCTGCAGTATGTTCCACaccacgatacaataaaatatcgtcatattgcccagctctaacgCATTTCGCCTGTTCTGCTCAGGCCTAGTCTCAGCACTGTTACTGCAGAAGGAAGACAACCAGAACATGTTTGCAAGTGAAATCCTGAActtacataaacattcaccaCACCAGTGAGGGTGGACTGATCTGTGTACTGCTCCGACGGTGGCCATGAACTTTCTCCTGGAGTACTGTaggctctctccctctctctctctcttatccccTCACATTCCATCCCTCACAAAATTCTCAGCATTAAACTGGGGATTCACAGATATGAGAATCTCAGACCAGCACAGATATCCAATATGTGCGCCACTTATGTGCCAATGCCAAGATATTAGCACGTACAAAAGGTAGAAGTTGGGACTCTGTCCATCTAGGTTAGTATAACAGAAGAAAGTAGCAAAAGAATCTGTAAAAACATAAAAGCATATATTTTAGttctgcagctcagcatcaACTAAACATACTGCTCTTCTGGCGCAAAATAAATCATCAAACACTGGGTTGGAGCACCAGCCAAATCTAAAAACGCTgtcaaaataaatgtttaagcAAATATCTAGGCCTGCTTAAGCCTGATGTTATAATGCACCCCTACATGAAGCATTATCATGTTGATTATACAGATGTGAGATAGGTAACCTAAACTAGGGGCGGCACATTACCACTTTTTCATGTGTACATTGCAACCTTGAGTCTCTGCCAATACCAACAGCAATCCGATACCATCCTTTTCCCTCTCTAAGCCTTTAGCCCCCCCAGGTCAATCATGTGTGATTTTTTAAATAGCGGGATGTAACTTTATTTGACTAAGAATTCCAGATTTTATAAGAACGCCTGTTATTTTCAGGAGATTCTAGGCTGAATTTGAGACGTAAATATTACAGAATTTAGATATTTGCACAAACCCGACCACATTCTGATCATCAGTTTAATTCACCTCCGCATTTAGAGTTGCTGCTAAAAACAGATAGGGTTTGATAGGGTGAGTATCGTTGCTTACAATAACCTGTATCTCTGAGTTATGAATCCTAGACTACCAGCACCAGCAGTCTTGAACCATGCATTTCCTTCATAATTTAGAGTAATGGATCAGATACTTATACTTTTTTCTCCTTCCAACATCAGATCCAATGAGTTCAACAAGCATCAAGCTGATACGGAGTATTGGATTGGCGCGACCCTTGGTTTTAAAGTTTCTAAAAGACGACCTGAGTAGTAGCAACAAAAAAAGAGCAGCTCGAACATCCAGCATCCACCAGCACAGTAGCCGCAGCTATTCTCTATTCTCCTCATTTCATatcgttttggagtacaaagcTAAATAATACACCTCAAAAGACAGAGCCGTGACTGATCACCAAGAAGGCAGGTCCTGAAACCAATGCAAACCAATAAAGGAAAGAAATTAAAGAGCTAAATCATCACTACATTTAGTATCTCAGCAAAATTCAGACTGCTTTCCACATAAATCTGGACAGCTGTAAAATAATTTACCGTTCAAATATACTTTACGCAAGAATTTGAAAGCAAATATACCACACGGTTTAATAGTACATATAACTGAGCAAAAAGGAAATAGCACATACATTTCACAAACTATGATAAATCCGACTGTTAGAGAGATGTTATACAGTACAGTGTTAATGAGGTCTCATACATCACCATATAGCATCATATTTTCTTTAAGTTTTACTATAGGCTTTTGTAAGGGCATCCCTAGACCTGCAGCCGTCCGTTTAAAGGCCAGGCTCCCTCAGCTACCTTTAAACACTGGCAGTGAGCAGCAGGAGAGTGGCTGGGCAGCAGGCAGGAGGCCAGCAGCAGCGTTTACTCACTGAGAGCGTGTTGATGTGAATGTGCGATGGCGGCCCATCAGGGGCAGCTTATCTGGCCATGCTGCAACATTTGGCTTTGCTGGTACGGTGCTCGTACGATGCGATTGGGTAAAAGCCGGACATTGAGAAACCTCTTCTTCCTTTCCCTCACATTTAGCTAGATTAATAATGATGAATtctgatcataataataataataataataataacaacatggAGAACTGCTCCGTAGAAGAGAGTGCATCTAAATACGGCCTGCATGTTGACAGTGCTTTAGATAGGCTAACAAGCCCCAGTACACAAACCTCTGACTGCAAGGAGAGGCGAAGATtatccagtccaccttaagcgGCGCAGCATTGCACTCAGAGCCTGTGCGGACACCGTAACGTGGCTGCTGcggcatttaaggtggaccggaaaCGTGGACTACAAAGCTGGCCAATACGGAGCtaacgagagagagacagagagagagagagagagagacagagagagagaaagagacagacagacagacagagaaagagacagacagagagagagagagagagagagagagagagacagagagagagacagacagacagagagagagacagacagacagagagaaagagacagacagacagacagagagaaagagacagacagacagacagagagaaagagacagacagacagacagagaaagagacagacagagagagagacagagagagagacagagagagagagagagacagacagacagagagagagagacagacagacagagagaaagagacagacagacagagagaaagagacagacagacagagagaaagagacagacagagagagagacagagagagacagagagacagacagacagagagagagacagagagacagacagacagagagagagacagagagacagacagacagagagagacagacagacagagagacagagagacagacagacagagagagacagacagagagagagacagagagagagagagagagagagagaagggggcgGTGGTAtccgcatgtgtgtgtatgtgttcctGTATTTAGACCATTGGAAGGACCAAATAAATGACACCCCATAATAACAGGAAAGCATGGCATGTGTAGACGTGAAAACATTCAGCAACGGTAAAAGATGTCAAACAGTCCCGTCGAGTCACCGAGGTTATGTTCATGGCCGGGTGTAGCATTAGCTACTTGGCTACAGTATTACTCCAGCCAttcaggtcaagtcaagtcctCACAAAGATCAGAATACAAACCACAGCCCGCACAccctccacacacaccccacacacaccgtCTCCAGCCCTCTCCAGCCCTGCTGTTTCAGCAGGCCACCCGTCCTCCTCAACTGCTCTGCTCACCGTGGCCTTCAACCATGGCCAAAGCTCACTCGGCTACAAACacaacccccacccccttcaCCTAGAAAAGCACCAGCGCCGTCTCCATTACTCACACCCCCTCCGACAAACGCGACGTTAGCAGCCCTAATGCCCCGGTTAGCCGACAGCACGGAGGCCAGGAAGACCCCAAAGTGCTCCCCCGAATCTGCTACAAACCTAGCTAAGCTAACTTAGCTCTCACAGACCCAGCCAACCCAAAAACATTCAAGGAGAGGAGGggcgctctctccctccctctctctctctctcacctttatTTCTGGAGCTAGAGATGCGTATTATTTCCAGTCGTCTCGGTTTCTGCGCATGTGACCGGGTGGTCTCTGACTGTCGACGTGCTCGTCCTCAAGAATCGCGTTATAATCCGCATCAAACCGCGTGTAATATGTACATAAAATGTGTTTGGCTCTCTCCGACGGTGCGCTGCTAGCTCGTCTGCTCGCTACTcttgttgtttgtgttttaggAAGATGGCCGTTCTGCTCGGCGGAGACCACGTGACTCTGTGGCGACGGACTGGAGTACCATATGAATGCGTCTGAGGAGAGGATTACAGCGCCCCCGGCGGCAAGGGCAGGCGAGCACACGCCTCCACAGCAGGACTCGCTGAGAGTGCTGATCACATGCTCAATATTTACAAGTGTAAAAGTGCAAAAACTCAACGCCAACCATAATTATGACGATTGTTAATTGCTTGGCCATATATCCAGTTTTAGATATTCATCATTAATGTGTAAAAAGAGCAAAGAATCAACGCAATCAATGCAAACACACGAAGAATccgatttattggccaagtatgttgaCACACGTAAGGCATTTGGTTCTGACCGTCTCTCTAGTATTATATGCAATATATGGACAATGTACATATCAGTTACAGACAGTTcacaatatacacacaatatacaaGCAATAAGTAGAGTATACAAGGACAAGCATATGCAATGTACATATTTACAGACAGAAAATGCAGATTATTTACTTCTATAGACTAAATATCCAATCTTTAGATGAAGTGATAttcttttatgtaaaaaaaaagtaaacggTAAAAACCTGCGTTtacaaaatgaaagaaaaaagactTCAAATCAATGCCGAACGCAAAAACGtacatgtttttattgtagatcagttttattatttattatagtaaaaaatattatttcatattttgcaATGTGACACCATTCAACTATATTTACCTTTATTACAGAAGTTAACAGAATAATGAGTTAGCATTATGTACCTTATGTTATgttattcatttttgttttgtacctTTTGGTTTATGTATAGTGCCAATTTTAATTAATATGTCaattaaaatatgtaatttataTTACATAGGTTAAAAATGTGTACATTAAGGTCAGACTATTCGCTACGATAGAGCGACCGCTGATCTTTAAGTCATACGTGCAGGCAGGAAACGCAGCTTAGTAATGCTGCTTTCCCATCCCACAAACTGCAAATCTGCAAACACCTTCCAGCGGCACAAATACTTAAACAGAGATGTGCCTCGAAAGTCAAATGGCTACACAGACTATTGAAAAATAGCTCTCACGCCACAACAGTGTCGTATTTTTACAGTTGGCAGTCATTTGAGATTCGGTTGTTGTTTTGCAGCTTCACTATTTTGCACCAGGACATCATTGAACACAAGGAGACATCAGTTCCGGAAAAACTGGAAGCTCTTCCGGCATCTTCTGCGGTGAGGCGGTGTGTCGAGCCCACAAACAGAACAGGTATGTCTGTTATTACATTATGTGttgctgttttatttaattttattttataagttACTCAAAATCTCTGCTACGGTATGGATTATTACTGATCGGTTAAGTGTAAAGAGCTAAAACTACAGTGTAACCACATGTCACGTTTTGGTCAGCTCGCTATGCTTTCCAGCATTATGGGTGATCAGCGTGTGACAGAGACATACTAGTACCACCCTATATACCACCCTATATACCACCCTATATACCACCCTAAATAATAAGCGAACTGACTAAACCTTAATGTTATCTGTGCCTTGTAAAAAGGACATACATGAGCCTGAGAGTTAGTTAGCTAACATTGCTGCGAGTAATGTTGCTAATGCTGGTGCTCGTGGTCAGATCAGATCaggtcagatcagatcagattagatcagatcagattaggCTGGAGTGGAAAAGTATGTGTGTGGATTATAGCTGGAGTTTTATCAATACTACCCTGAATAAACTGCATTGTGTTCATGTAGAcgttttcattttgtttttttatccatgttaaCCACTCcctgtatttattttctattatttctattcctgtatatattcattttatttgaatCTGCTCCCGTGTTATTGCAATTTTCACTGTCTACATGTTGCTGTAATCTTAATATATATCAAatgttatctatctatctatttatctatctatggcTAATGTTGAGCTTTCTCACCTGAattgtttttatattaaaagaaaataatttttaaaaaatcctgTATTTTATATCCCCCTAAGGCCAGCATTTGATATTTGTGAACAACCAAATAGTCATAATTGATTTTTACATGTACATTGTCCAACCCCAATCTATCCCATAGAATTACATAGGTTTTATTACTATGCCATTAAGGCTGATATGTGTAAATTACCTATGTTTTGATAGGTTTCTGTGTATTATACTTGAttagaaaatcagtcaggtgCGGCATCACCGAACACTCAATTTAAAACTTTTCATATATGAACTGTATCAATTGGGAGTAACTggtacattttacaaatgtaagAACACCCTTCAATAAAAaatgaggaacctttaagaaaaaacatcagcagtttagccactaAAGGTTTCCACTGTCAGATAAACTCTCTAATATTCCTCTTCAGAAGCCCTGAGATGGCAGATCCACGAAGTCAAGTCTCAGGCTCCGCATCTCAGAACCCACTGGGTTTTTCAACGCCTGAGGGCAGCACTGTTGAGATGGACCCAGTGGAGTACACCCTCCGCAAGCGGCTGCCAAGGAAGCTGCCCAAGAGGCGCAACGATGTGTACATCAACATGAAGACCGACTTCAAGGCCCAGCTGGCCAGGTGTCAGAAACTGCTGGATGGCGGTGCTGGTCACAAGGAAATCTGCATCCACGGTCTTGGACTTGCCATTAACCGGGCCATTAACATCGCCCTGCAGCTACAAGCTTTCAGCCAGGGGGCGCTGCAGCTGGCTGCAAACACTTCCACCGTAGAGCTGATAGACGATCTGGAGCCAGACGACCCCGATGAAGCCGGGGAGCCGCTAACGCGAACGAGGAACAACTCTGCCATCCACATTAAAGTGTTTTACCCCAATGCTTAGAAACTTACAGGCAGCTGTACAAACAGCCTGATTCCATTACATAGGTAAAGAAAGAgcctccttttttttcttccaagtGGCAGATCTATCATACAGGGATAATCTGACCTGGTTTTAATTGCATTAACAGCTCCTGAATGTTAAGGAACTTTGATTGAATTGTTTGGGATGATAAAATTAAATATTGCCTGGCTTGAATGTTGCATTTctgggagggaggggaggggggtattAGTTGAGAACCTTTTTTAGaaacattatgtggaggttcttttaAACTTCATAAACACATTGTTtactaaaaggttctttagggaattAAATGTGGCATCTTTGTTGAGAtcttgtttttaagagtgctgAGGAAACTGCACGTTTctgaaacaataaataatcattCAGGATAGATTTTGTGAAATGGAAGAGGCTAGGAggtgtttgcacatctgcattGGAATCAGGCAATTGACTAGACCTGCTGAGGGAAAGTCTGGTGTGGGAGTAGCTGACCCAACATTGACTGCACTCTACCCACTTGTCTCCCTATGGCAAGGAGACTGGCTGAGAGAAAGTGTATAGAGCAGTGCTCTGTGGGGATAAGCAGTGATGTATGTCTGTGAAACTAGTCCTGATGACCTTGTGTATGTGTAGGTGTCCAAAGGTTTGAGAAAACCTGAAGAAGATTTTGTATTGATGTGCTGTTTGAAGTACAGAGTAATATTTGCTGTGCCTATGCATGCTGTATTTCTGAACACGTTTGTGTTGTTCCTTTTAGGCATACCTTATTTGTATGACTCGTTTTCAGTTTTGgagtatttaatttttttgagGATGTTCAGATTTATGTACTGAAGGCTTTGTGCTGttgtatatttgtgtaaataaaaTTTGTAACAGTCTTTAGCTCAGGCATTTTCTTTTTGTGCCCACTTGAGGGCAGTATAATGTCTACAAATTTGCAGGAACACAAAACAGAAGTCCACTTCCGTACAGTTCTCTTTAGTCTGTTTTAACTTTGCCTTGTTCAGGGCAGTAGTTCTAATCCCCTTTTCACAGAGCCCAACTCACTATTCCACATTTTTACTTTGTCCCACTTCCTAACACACAAGGTTAAAAACATGGCCTGGATTGAGAAACATTGAGAATACATTGCTGAAGGCACttaaagaaagtaaataaataaatatgagtaataataataataaatatattgggCTGTATTAGCCAggttataatattatattgtaCAGAAAAACACAAACCCACAGACTTTTTCTAAAAAAAGCTTTGCATGCTAAGATACAAACTACACACTCTTAAACATAATGGTGCTTTAGAGGGTTCCACAagagaaccatttttgattccataaaAAAAGATGTATtacagtaaagaacctttttgaaGGTCTAAAGAgcttcacactctcacatctcttattacaaacatggttctttatggaaccaaaagtggttcttctatagcatcgctcaaagaaaccTTTGACACACCTTGATTTGAACCCTTTATAATctaggtttattatttagttattgaTTTTAATGCAGAAACTAGTGTGAATTAACTATTTGGTGCagcatgtcttgtggagtcccacagggttctattatGGGGCCTATGaaacagtaatgtagttatgagagtgaacGTCTGGGGTTAAAGAGTGTATGGGGTCAGTACCACACATCAGATTGCAGTTTTTAGGCATTTCCATTCCACGCAATattgtcacgcaaaaacctagtatcttcatttttgcggTTTCTCACTTTTAGACATAATGTGAACCTGTTGactgttctttatactgttcAGTTTTCATAAGGACCAACagagaaatgctccacaatgacttattttttacactgactttcagTGAAAGTTTGGAAGGTTTTTTCTTGCTCTTGTAAagctgacattttggagatacaaggttttttgcaCAGTAGCAGTGATATGTGGAATTACAGTGGCGCACACCATTTCACTGTATGTTAAATTGCATAGAGTGCAAATATAAAACGTACATGTGTAACATTTAGAAATTGTAAGTGTTTATTCACTGTTTAGAACTGCAGTATTCATAATGCCAATTTTTCACGGCCAAGCAGCACAGAGTTGAATTAGTTCAGAAGAGGACATGAGATTAACTTGACAATCAGCAGAATTTGGTCAATCCTTGAACAGGTTTTTCATTCATGTTTACGGGTTTCTAGATGGTGTTTTCTATACTTACACAAGTCTTTCCAAACAGGCTTCAGGGAACACCACTGATCCAGTGCGTGGCAAGGAGTGCACTCAAGATGCATGACTGATGAGTCTCAGACAAACAAGCACAAAACATCCTCCATCCTTATTTTCATTCATCTATTTTCCTCTCACAATTACAGTAAGCAATTTAATACTGAACAAAACAGAgaccaaacaacaacaacaaaaacaaaaacaaaaaaacaacaggaaAAACTATTACAAACTTCCTCCTCATTCAAACGTTGACAGACATTAAAaccagcacacaaacacaaggaTGACCAATCCGAGCCCGACACAAAAAGAGAAACGTCAACCGCCCGTGAGTTTCCCAAGCCGACACACACGGACTGTGACCAGAGCAGGAGTCAGGCAGGATGTTCATCACGCAAACCAATCAATATTTTTCCTGGCAGTGATGCTATCTGCACGAGGCTTCACGCTCCCACGTGAGTCCGACGCAGACGCTGATAATCAACACACAGCCCCATCAGTCCTCACGTAGGCCCCCGCTTCCCTCCCCAAAAAAACGCAACTATTTggtctctcttcctctcaccAGAAGTGACCTGTAAACAGCCTCTTCTCTCTGACATcttctatctccctctctctcacactctctctcacacacactcacacacacagaaacagacaTTCACACTCTTaataaaatctgtataaaacCAGCAGTGCATtactaataatgataaatatgaCTCCATCAGCAGTGGACTTTTGGAAGTGGTCAAGGCTAAGACGGAAAGCAGGTGGCTTCCTCATACTAGCTTTATAATATAAAACCTCAGACAGTGATTCCAGctattagaaatatatatatctatataaataatgaacattacaaaagcaataaaaaatacatttgagattctaaaaaaaaaaaaaaaaaaaaaaaatctcaaaggAGCAGGTGATGATTCGTAAGGCAAGCTTCCAACGTAGCTGTGAAAGGAGTGCAGCACTGTCAGTCAAATGAGCAGAGACTGGCTGTGTGACATACAAAATGTGTGCAACATTGGTCATGCCAATGGTAAAGAGGACTACATCCTAAGGGAATCTAGTGTCCATGACGTTAAATATTTCCCTCCACTCTCTGTCCATGGTGAGAACTTCCAAAGTGCTGTAACTCCTCCTCCCAGTCTTTACCTTTCGAAGCCCAGTTGAGCTTGACATTTCAGTCTTTAAGCAGAGTCCATGGTGCAATGTCCCACCTTGCGTCATGGACTGCTCCAATCAACTGGGTCCCTACCCCTTGTGCTCCAATCAGCTGATATCTTGCTGGCAGACGGGTGCATTGGCAAGCAGGAGACGCACTTTTCCACGCAGGAAATTAACTTGCACCTGGAAGAGCTCTGGGGCAGAAGATACTTTCCATGTCTCCTGGAGATCTATACCAGCAGCTGTAGGCACATAGTcctgcaaagaaagaaagaaagaaagagacggTCTAATTGAATGATCTATGTGTAGAACTTAAGACGTTCTCTCTATTACTGCAATTCATAtgtaatttttaattaattaaataaaaataacaacaacaacgaaaagaaataaaataaaatcaatgtACGAGAGGTTTCCATGGCACTAGGTATTAGCAGATAGGAAGCTTATGTTTATCTGATGCTTGCTTTAGTGGCTGAATGATTGCAGAGCTGGACTGTCCCCCAGCATTCTTTGAACACAGAGATACAATCCAGTCTTTCCAGGaattctgtgaatgtgtgtgtgtgtgtgtgtatcttccACAAACATACGTATCAGTAGCTCAGTGTCTGTGATACGGCTGGAtccagctctctctccctcactcttatACACGCACGTACGCACATAGACTCTGTGTCCACGCACTGTTACAACTACTAAAGAGCCCTGAGCACTTTGCCCTCTTCTAAGTATCACTATCAACGAACAGCAGTGGAAGtgcagctgaattcagtagTAACTATTCAGTGAACTGTGTAAACTGCTCTGGCGACTCACCTGTATGCTGAGGCTGCGCAGAACCTGGCCGATGCTGGCAATGTTTCTGCTGCTGGCATCTATGTGGGAGTGCAGTGCAGAGTTGCTGATGGATGTACGCAATGAGATGAAGGCCTTGTTTAGCAGCCATAGGCCTGTCTGGACTTCCCGAGCCTGCTCCTCCATCTGAAAGAACAAGTTCTGCCTTACTTTCAGACGTACTAATGCGGAGCGTAGGGTGGAACATAAAGCATAACAAATGTTTTATAAAAGAGGCTAAGGTAAGGTAAATAACGTGGGTGTAGCCATCGGTGGATATCAATAGCCCTTCCTGAAGTCTCATGGATTTGTCAATATGGGCAACAGTTCTGATAATAC
This portion of the Salminus brasiliensis chromosome 9, fSalBra1.hap2, whole genome shotgun sequence genome encodes:
- the pop7 gene encoding ribonuclease P protein subunit p20, encoding MADPRSQVSGSASQNPLGFSTPEGSTVEMDPVEYTLRKRLPRKLPKRRNDVYINMKTDFKAQLARCQKLLDGGAGHKEICIHGLGLAINRAINIALQLQAFSQGALQLAANTSTVELIDDLEPDDPDEAGEPLTRTRNNSAIHIKVFYPNA
- the epoa gene encoding erythropoietin; protein product: MGNRRGHGRGDEDPVRDYADSEMEIPRLFALLLIVLEWTRPGLPSPLRPICDLRVLDHFIKEARDAEAAMRVFKEDCSIDVPLMVPLTRVDFGVWEKKNMEEQAREVQTGLWLLNKAFISLRTSISNSALHSHIDASSRNIASIGQVLRSLSIQDYVPTAAGIDLQETWKVSSAPELFQVQVNFLRGKVRLLLANAPVCQQDIS